Part of the Ptiloglossa arizonensis isolate GNS036 chromosome 7, iyPtiAriz1_principal, whole genome shotgun sequence genome, TTGGAGTAATCGTTCGAGTAATCTACGTACTTTAAATCGCGATTGGACACGTTGCTCCTATTGGTTCTGATGGTGTCGTTACGAAAACTGTTTTTACTTCGTCCCGAGCTATTGTTTAGTTTCTCGTTATGCTTTGGAAAGCTGGTATCGTGACAAACGGATTGCTGTGAGCTAGCAGTGCCTGCGGGGTAATTTTGATTGGAATTTTTTTGAGGGTGGGCAGGCGATGGAAGAGCCGAGTAGCTAACGTACATAGGATGTAACGGTGTGTGGCCTGCCAACCCAAAGTCATCACCTCCAACAAAGTCAACTGAAATATGACGTAGAATCCATTGCATTAGATCAAATTTGTCGTGTTTTGCGCGATGGTGATTCGTTTCGTTGTAAGTAACTTAAACGGTGTAATGAATCTGTAGCTTCGATAAACGGCCACTATTTTCGAGTAATGTGGAAAATTTAATCTATAATATTACATTACTCGATGATTTATCAGTGCATTTGAATAATTGTTGCAATGGAACGAATCGTCGATGATGGTAACTAATTATTGTTTGTAAAGAGTACATGCTATATTAACATAATTCCACAGGACTAAATAAAGTAGAAACAAATTTGCAATACCCAAGATGCAAAACGTTACTTCACAATACACTGACATTCTCAGTGGGCACCAACACGTGTTCAAGAATTtcaagaaacaacgaaaggaccAGTGCATATCGCGAAATGTAAAAACCATTTTACTCGTGCTCAAGTAGATAGATAAAATGCGTGCAAACGATGAATCAGGCAAAGCACTTACCAAAATGGAGGATCAAATCCACCAATGAAATCAACTGTAACCGACAACCCTCTTTTCAAGCAATAATAAATCTCACACGTTTATATAATTAAAAGGACACCGTGGATGATTCGATCGCGGTTTCGTTTCACGATGAAACACAATAAATACCAAACACGTGGTTGGAATGTAACAAGTAAACAAGAAAAAAGATTTATCATTGCACCTTTTGCTACGTTAAGAATGATACATAAAGGTCTTGGAAATGTAGGCGCACAATTTATCAATGATTTTTCCCTAGATCTCGTTTACCAATACCAATGCAAATATTACCCAAACTTACCACCAAACAATACCCCAAAATAAAACTCAAAATAATTTCACGCAACAAACTAATTCTTATACTAATTTGACTCTGGCAATAATCGAAACAAAGGCTTTTGAGTCTTATACTTACAGCTATCATCTTCTTCTAGGAAAACTTTACTCAGACAAATACCACCCACGATTGCAATAAACTGAAATAtacaaacaattattttaagCAAGACAAATGacgcaatattaataaaaaataaatgcaaaGATAGTACTTACACCTAAAATACATTGTGTAGATGCGTGTAAAATTTCAACTACTTCGTAATCTAGCACACAGTCTGTTACGTTTGTAGGCCGTGCAGGTCTAAATAATTCAGGCTCTGTGACATCATAAACAGCTTTGCAGCCTGGCCCGTTCACGTGCCACCACGAAAAGCTGCCAGTACCGAGGTTCAAAATATCACTATtctgaaaaatgtttgaaattattgTAGTTTACTATGCTCTATAAAAATTGGGTCTAAAAGCCATACAGCAATGTAAAACTTACTCTGTCCAGTACACCCACATTGAGGTAGAAACATATCATGAATATATTCCACCCCAGCCATAGCGTATTCCATACACAATACTACAATAAATTGAAAACCATATATTTATGTACAGTGATTCTTCGATAATGGTAACAGCACAATTTTTACTCACCGATATGATATATTTAGGTCTATATTGAAAAGCCCCGAAAAATCCTAATATCACGAATATAATATTGAAGAAGTTGACCAGTATCGGGGCCCACATAAAGCCCAGAAAGTCGAAAACTTGGCGCTCTACGGTAGTGATCTATAAAAGTAAAGTAAAAAGCACGAATTAAATCATACATAACAACAAAGAGGGAAAGATTCAATGTAAATAAGTTAGCATCAAAACGGTAATTCCTTTAATTTCTGCTAACTCCTTTTTGTGTGCATTCTTAATCTGTACCAATTGCCTCGTGTTCTAAATACTCAATTAATTACCCACTCTGAGTCAGAACCATTGTTCGTGTAGTATCGCCACTAAATGCATTTCTTTATTTCCAAACAAaagatttattacaaaattataaattatgcaTAGCTTTTACACAATTATTTCCATTTGTTCTTAGAGAGTATTCGATGTAAGTGAATTATCGCTTTACATAATCTATTTACCAATGGAACAGTTTTGGGATAGATCGTTATTTCAACACTTTCTCTACATATATTGAGCAACTAATTGAAGGACGTTCGTTACCAATGGAtaatcatttcttatcttctattggaacgaagatagaataggtagaataaaaagtggttgaCTCTGTAAATCGAGCACAAGAAAGTAATAGAAAGTAGGAAAAGCGGCATTAATAAATAGTTTGGCCAGTTTCTACGAAGATCTCCGCGGAACGGAGATAAGCCACGCGACCCGTGGATCGATAAAACGATACGATAATCGGGCTGTAATATCGACGATAAATTTGCTCGAAACTGGTTCGTCGTTTCCGCAAAACATGAGCTGCAGCGTCTCGCAGGTGAACCACGCGAAGTGGAAAGCGTATCGCGAAATCAAATTCGTGGAAGCGAAACCATGACTCCATCGAACTGGGAAAACGCTGAAAAAGCGCGTTTACGATACGCGGTATCGCGATGACGAACGATGACGAGAAAAATACGATCAAAAGGGTTCACTTCGTTAACGAAACTCACGAGTTGCAAGACGCATATTGTCAACAGGAAGTGCCTTCGATTACAAATTCCCATGTCATTTGGCCAGGTGGATGTTTAGCGAACGAGGCCTCTTTGGTCAGTCGAAGTCGTGGGTTTCGTTACGCGTACGCTGCATCACTGTAGCACGTTCCAATGCGCCGCCATATTCCTTCGACACTTGTTCCGTCCCTTTCTCGTGGGTGACTGGTGCAAGTGACATGCACTAGCTTCGTTCGCGGTACGATTTCGTAGTCGAGCAAACACGACTGTTCGCTTTGTCACGGACTGTCTACAAGTCTGCTCAAACGAATCCGTCCCGCTAGAAGTCGACCTGGGAAGGGGAAAGCATTTCCCACTCCGAACTCGGACGCTCTAGACTATACAGAGCGTCCAAAAATACACGGTACAATAAGCTAGAGCTGCCCAACTGCTCGGAcattcgtaaaatttattccaaaCGTTGGACTAAccgactcgaatatttgaaccgtGAGAAATATTTATCTCTCGAGTATTCAATACTTGGAAGCTTTTATCTATCGCGACGTCTTAACAAAATATTCTCAGCTTCATCTGGCTTAAGAAAATGGTTCTATATCTTATCTATACTACAGCGTAATAAAATAACGGTAAGGTCTATTCGACGACCTAAGAGAATTCCTTCAAGTTTTTTTTATGCAACATCTTAATAAAAGAATCTAGCCTCTCTTCCGACAACAGTCTAAGATCGGCATGGCCACGGAATATTTTCTGTGAAAATCAGCTTCTAATAGGAACGAAGCACAATAATGGAGGTCCTGTGGTTCTGTGAGAGAATGCTATTATACATGGAGATTTTGTTCATAAAATTCTACTCAAAGAGCTCCATCGGTGAGAGGAATATAGAATAATGATGGAAGTTGCAAAGATTCTTTGAGAGTGAGATAGAGATACATTTTTGTTCCTACTAACTTGTAAGTATACGTTTCTGTTAGATTGTCTCCATTTGTAATAGAAACATAGAATAATGATGGAGGTATTGGACAAGAAGGGAAAATCGTCTGAGAAGGATAGAAAATATAGCTTACCAACTTCGATTATGCGATCCTGTTGGATTCAGAGTCGCGTTAGTAGGAACATAGAGCGATGATGGAGCTCTTAGACAAAGAAAGACTCTATGGGAGTGGGATAGACGTATGGTGAAAGAGCGAGAAAGGACAGAGGGACGGTGCTATAAATATGACATgaagatacttttttttttatgtctcgtgttaaaataatatattaaaatcaCAAAGTGACCAATAACGCTTTATTAAACGATTTATTTAGGACTGATatccatcttttttttttttgaacaaaACGTTGACTTAGAGACCGTCAAAAGAAACCTGTTTCGGAAAGATATTtcgatcgtaaataaatttacaacgtTATTATTCTCTACGATACGTATCGAAGATATGCAACTTCATCGGTTTGAAAGGCCAGAGACATCAGAAGATCGATAGGCACGTCGCAGTTTTCAAAATGCAACCGTCAACGTAGGAAATTATGCTCGCGGAGGTAACGCACGCGTGAACGGGCGCGCGATCATCAATTGCAAAAATACATCGAGCCCATCCTGAGGCCGTCACTCTAACAACACCGAAAGATGCGGCAGTCGACGAAGCTGAGGAGTTCTCTCGGTCTTGAAGTATACCTAAACTGGACATTTCGAGAGTTCAGATATTAACGATCCTGAGAACACTGTTTTTCCCTTGCCTGTGGTGTTTTTATTTCTGCAGCCACATCTTCGGAGACGGTGAATAAAATCGAAactcttttttctttacaagGTCATGGTATTATTGGGTTCGTCTCGATCTCCAACATCGcgttacaataataaatatatgtagtatcgttataaaagaaaaaacatcgTTGACcttgaaacgttgaaaaatattatttccactAGATAATGTGATCCTTTTGTACACAATTATTCGAACACTTTAATTTACCAAAACTCTCTCGTGAAAAATCatcgttgaacaattttatttatttacagacAAGCGCGAACGTCGACCATCGGTGGTCAAGAATGCCAAAGGGTACAATCGATTCGGGCGAGAACAATACTTGGACCGTGGAGACTTCGACAACGTTTGTAGAGCTTCGAGGATTCGAAGAACGAAGTCCAGCTACTTCCGGCAGTTCGATTGGATCCCTTACACGGAGTTATCGGCGTGCAACGTTAAACTAGGCCGTGCCAAGAGGGATAAAAACAAACAATCTATCTTTTCCAAAAAAGGTGCACACCCGAGAATCGTGTTCCCTTCCGTTGTTCATTTTCGTCAACGTTTGTGCGTATTATCGCAGGTACGGCTCGATTAAGGTGCGCTGAGGGCACGTTTCGCGTGCACAACATTTATGGCGATGGGAATTGCATGTTTCGAGCGATCAGTTACATTCTCtggcgaaacgaagacgaaCACCGATACCTCCGATCAATGGTATACTTTATTCTTTCTAATATATTGTTGCAATTAATTACAAACCTCGCTCGACAATTTCGAGAGTAACCAAACCTGTTCTCTACGATAATATTCACTTCGCTACAGTACGAGCAAAATAagttgaccgttcaaggtcattaAGTCCAGGTCCGTGACAAGGCCCCGTGTTCTCGAATATCTAAACTGGAAATTCTGTTCTCGTTACAAAAATAGCCATTCAACCAACAATTTAACTAACATACTTGAGACCTATACGTAACATTACACACAAAGCTACTCTGGCACACATACACGCACATTTGTCGAGAGGACAAGCGCTAAACTTACATTTACTCGACGTTACAAGCTAAAGAGGATTTTTATTACCCtgtacataatatttaatatttcaatgctTAAAACTTATTCGCTCGATGTCCTTCGACCTTTTCGGTGCCACGGACGCTACCAACCGTGCGGTAAACGCCTTTGGGCGTTCCACGTCCACGTTAGATAAACAGGACAATGGAAATCCCGCACACGGTATGTGCCAAGCGTTCGAATCTGCTCCGAAAGGGTCCCACAGCGAAGCATCGGTATTATGGACGTTTTCCAGCGATCCAGACGATCTGGATTTATCGTTCGCTGATTTATCCGACAGGTGGTGCAACACATCAAAGAGAATTGGCACGACTACGGACCGTTCGTGATAGCCGAATGGAACATATCGGATCGTCAAGCGTATTGCGATTTCATGAGCATGGTGGGCACGTTCGCCAGCGAATTGGAGTGCACGGTGGCCACGAAGATGTACTACATGAACCTGTCGATTTATCGCGAGATCAACGACCGACACGAGCTCAAACGAGTGTTCCACAACCTGGTGAGCTCGCAGTACGAAACAGCGAGGCTCTTGTTCACCGGGAACTCGGACAGCGGCCATTACGACGTTCTCCTATCGGAACTAGCCTAGAATTCAACATGAAAACGTACGCGATCGTGCTCGTAATTAATTCGATCTCGATGCTTCTCTCTTTGTCCCCGGTCGCTATCTTccgatatatatttacataattttcacTTTCCAAACGCGTCGTCGATTACGTTTAACGTTCTCTTCAATGTCCCGGGCAAATGTTCAATTCTCGGCTAACGTGAATCTCTTCGAGCAAAATTCTTTCACTCTTGATCGATTAAAATTCTAGTGACCCGAGttacttttattttctcgaGTAAAATTCTTCTgctttttgttcgaataaaatgctAGTGCCGCGCAAATTTTCGGTGTCCAACTATCGCGTATCTTGTCGAGcaaaattcttcaattttcgatcgaatcaaATTTCAATGTTCCGCGCGATTTGAAACACCCGGATATCGCGAAATTCTTCgaacaaaattgtacaatttttgaccgaataaaattttgtatcatCTCGACGAACGTAGTTTGAACCGTTATTGAGAAAGTTTGCAACAACCAGGAAGCAGATACACACGTTTACGTATGTATTTCCTTAATTACGAAGTCCATTCACGTAGTCTCGCAAGGTTCCCCGAGCAAACGATCTTCGATCGAGCAATTCTTGAAATCGTCTCCCCGTGCGACCTGACTTTTCTCACCGCTGTTTTGAATACCATCGGGGGAAATAAATTCTCCGTCCTCGTTCCGTTAACACTAATCACCGTGATCTAGAGAACCGAGCCTTGATTTACAAAGGATAATCGCATCCTTGCGAGTGGACCCACTGCGTGAACTTTGTGATTCCGTAATACGTCGCGCAGCTGAAacaatacgaataaaaatagcATTGTTCGCGTAGAGTGACTTCAAAACGTCAGGAGGGATGACAAATTTTATAACCGAGAGTCTGTTACGAAGATACTTAGAGCAGGGTTAATCACGtaagtataataattttcattgtatACCTCAATCGGTACAAAAACCTGGACACCCAGCTGACGCTCAAACTGTTCTGGTCCGTTCTGACTGCTTGCACGATGTTTCTCGCTACTTGTCGCTCACTTTCTTTCAGCGTGCTTTAAACAACAAGGATTCATTAATTTCCCACCAATCGTACCCTCGTAATATAGTATACCGTTTCTCTATAATCGAGCTCTAAAAAGTGTGAATGTTACAGTTCGTACAATTCGTAGaaacattttaaaataattcttcgcTCGTTCTAACAATTAAAGAAGTAGGTACCCCCTTTTTAACTTCGAAAAGTAAATAGTACTCCAATAACGAGATGGTAATTTATCAGCTTTGTCACCTATGCCCCGCTCGTTCTAACAATTAAAGAAGTAGGTACCCCCTTTTTAACTTCGAAAAGTAAATAGTACTCCAATAACGAGATGGTAATTCATCAGCTTTGTCACCTATGCCCCGCTCGTTCTAACAATTAAAGAAGTAGGTACCCCCTTTTAACTTCGTAAAGTAAATAGTACTCCAATAACGAGATGATAATTTATCAGGTTCGTTACCTATGCCCCGCGATCGGTGAGAACGCCATAAACGTAAGGCGGCTGCTGTGATTGCTCAATTCTTGGCAGAGGCTCTCCATCAGGCCTACACAAAACCAGTAAATATGGATGATACCGCGACACTATGAATCTTATCGTTGTAAACAACGTTACGATCGGATACTTACTAGCTATCGCCGCCCTTGAACCATGATACGCGTCGCTACTCGACGCTACAGGCGTGACACCGACAATGTGCGCTCGTTCTCGGTACAACATCATTGGTAAAAATGCCAAAACCGTCTACGGAGATAAACAACAACCTGGATGAAtaatcttcgatcgatcgatcgtttcactCATCCCTGCACCGTTTTTACAATCTTATCCTCGTACTAGTTTCTCCCTCAAAATGGTAAACTATCCATATTTCTTCTCAAAGATTGTTCATCGTGAACCGGAGTATACAAATTATGCAAAAAAGGCAACGTTTCGTATTTTTAGACAATTACGGTACCCCATCTAGCTAAATAATTACAATCGTGAATAATTCTCCGATTAGCTCCGTATCGAAAGTAACTTGGATCCGTGTAACAACGATTGAAACACGgtacaattattaattatatacgCACCGATTGCGTACACGTTTTAAACGATTGAACGAAATCTTTAACGGTGAAACATGgtacaattattaattatataccCACCGATTGCGTACACGTTTTAAACGATTGAACGAAATCTTTAACGGTGGTCGATCGCGAATTCCCGACTCGGTGTAATTTTCGCGCGTCGTTCAACGGAGGCGTTAAATTCGAACGTTACCCAGAAATGACTCATCAAGGTTTTGCTGGTCGTGTCGAAGATATCCTGGTCCAGGCTACCCACACAGGTCACCAGAACGTCGACTCTTCCAATCTCGTCCTTGATCTTCAGCGCTGTTCTTCGTATATCGTTCCTGTCCAACAAGTTGCAACCGTAAGCCGAAATGGTGGATCTCGTGCCGAGTGTATTGTCCTTTCCGTGCCTCGGGCCAACTTTTTCGATCCTGGGGTAACACGTTCTCAGCCTGAAAGCCGTTTCCTCGATAGATTTCGGGT contains:
- the LOC143149577 gene encoding estradiol 17-beta-dehydrogenase 11, with the translated sequence MFILKDGALTMNSRTGCPSSTVWFYLTIEFLIGAFLSGLLAILAVVKALLPKPPRDLTGDVVLVAGAASSLGESLVEEFAKGGCFVICVDNDPKSIEETAFRLRTCYPRIEKVGPRHGKDNTLGTRSTISAYGCNLLDRNDIRRTALKIKDEIGRVDVLVTCVGSLDQDIFDTTSKTLMSHFWTVLAFLPMMLYRERAHIVGVTPVASSSDAYHGSRAAIASLMESLCQELSNHSSRLTFMAFSPIAGHSTLKESERQVARNIVQAVRTDQNSLSVSWVSRFLYRLSCATYYGITKFTQWVHSQGCDYPL
- the Nkain gene encoding sodium/potassium-transporting ATPase subunit beta-1-interacting protein isoform X2, whose amino-acid sequence is MGICNRRHFLLTICVLQLITTVERQVFDFLGFMWAPILVNFFNIIFVILGFFGAFQYRPKYIISYCVWNTLWLGWNIFMICFYLNVGVLDRNSDILNLGTGSFSWWHVNGPGCKAVYDVTEPELFRPARPTNVTDCVLDYEVVEILHASTQCILGFIAIVGGICLSKVFLEEDDSFDFVGGDDFGLAGHTPLHPMYVSYSALPSPAHPQKNSNQNYPAGTASSQQSVCHDTSFPKHNEKLNNSSGRSKNSFRNDTIRTNRSNVSNRDLKYVDYSNDYSNPLDHLQRPVSPYDEYDSLDSAAKLKYQKNKLYYPHSSKYSPVASSRVKSRPVAAKQTKASNKPRVFTDHVREQPLRSFYSDPRLAVENQQNTSEQEKPSRSQRDSRPLSLYASNF
- the Nkain gene encoding sodium/potassium-transporting ATPase subunit beta-1-interacting protein isoform X3, which encodes MGICNRRHFLLTICVLQLITTVERQVFDFLGFMWAPILVNFFNIIFVILGFFGAFQYRPKYIISYCVWNTLWLGWNIFMICFYLNVGVLDRNSDILNLGTGSFSWWHVNGPGCKAVYDVTEPELFRPARPTNVTDCVLDYEVVEILHASTQCILGFIAIVGGICLSKVFLEEDDSFDFVGGDDFGLAGHTPLHPIAS
- the LOC143149578 gene encoding uncharacterized protein LOC143149578, giving the protein MFRAISYILWRNEDEHRYLRSMVVQHIKENWHDYGPFVIAEWNISDRQAYCDFMSMVGTFASELECTVATKMYYMNLSIYREINDRHELKRVFHNLVSSQYETARLLFTGNSDSGHYDVLLSELA
- the Nkain gene encoding sodium/potassium-transporting ATPase subunit beta-1-interacting protein isoform X4, whose translation is MGICNRRHFLLTICVLQLITTVERQVFDFLGFMWAPILVNFFNIIFVILGFFGAFQYRPKYIISYCVWNTLWLGWNIFMICFYLNVGVLDRNSDILNLGTGSFSWWHVNGPGCKAVYDVTEPELFRPARPTNVTDCVLDYEVVEILHASTQCILGFIAIVGGICLSKVFLEEDDSFDFIGGFDPPFCAS